The following DNA comes from Thermogemmatispora onikobensis.
GGTGCTTTTCACGCTGGCCGCCCTCACGCTCTTCGGCGGTGTCTCAATTCGGCCTTTCACGGGAACGCTGCTGCTCGGTATCTTCAGCGGTACCTACTCGTCAATCTTTAACGCCAGTATGCTGCTGGTGATCTGGGAGAAGGGCGAGCTTGGTCTGAGCTGGCTACGAGCACGCTTCGGCGGTGCAGGCGCGACCGCTCCAGGCGGGCGCCGCGCTCGCGAGCGCGAGCTGACTTCGACTCGCGGTTAACTCGCTGAGAGTCCTCTAGCGTAGCTGTCTGGTTCGAGGTTTCCGACTCGGAAGAGCGAAAACAGATCGAACGGCAGAACGGCACGCTGCAGGCTTAAGCAGGCCAGTGAGAACGGGTGAAAAGAACCAGCGACTCTTCAGGTCTGTCCTGAACGGGTAAGAGGTGGAGAACGGTTATGCTCACCGGTATCGACCATGTGATTCTTGGGGTCAAGGATCTGGAGAGGGCCAGTGCTCTCTTCTCTGAGCAGCTGGGCTTGAGCGTCTCTGGCGGTGGGCGCCATCCCGCCGCCGGGACGGCCAATCGTATTATTGTGATCGGCGACACCTACCTGGAGTTGATTACAGTCGTGGCGCCGGATGAGGCTCAGCCCAGTATGTTGGAACGTCTCGCCAAGGGAGAGGGCTACTGGAACTTTGCTCTGGCTTCTGATGCGATTGAAACGGATTGCCAGCGGATGCGGGCGCGCGGGGTACCCGTGTTGGGTCCGAATCGCGGAGAGCTACGGGCCGCCGATGGCCGCTCTCGCTCCTGGCTGCGCGCCGATATTGAGCGCCCCGACCTGGCCCAGCACTATCCTTTTCTCATCCAGCACGACAGCAGTGGGGAGGAGCGCCGTTTCCGCCTTGCTGGCTGGCGCCAACCACCCCCCCATCCTTTGGGAGCAGTGCGCGTCTCCAGCGTGGCGATCGCCGTGGCCGATCTGGACGAGGGCCGGCGACGCTTCAGCCAGATTTACGGGCTGGAAGCCTCTCCTCCCTATACAGGCGAGGCCGAGCACTGGGAAGCCTTCCTGGTGGCTTTCCCGTTGGGCAATGGTTTCCAGAGCTTCGAGCTGGCGTCTCCTCTGCCGCTGGCCAACAATACACCCGCTGACTCGCTCCCTGGCCTGGGCCAGTTGTGGCCAGAGCCAGGGAGTGTGGCGCCTTTTCTCCAGACAGTGGGTGAGAACCTCTGTCGGATGACGCTGGAGGTCACTGATCTGCAAGCGGCCCGGCGCTACCTTGACCAGCACGGCGTCACCTATCTGCTCCGGGAGCAGCCCCAGCCAGTCCTCTGGATTCATCCAGACTTCACCTGCGGAGCCGCTATTGTGCTGCACCAACTCGCTTGAGTACCTAAAAAGGCGGGCAGACAGACAGATCAATGGCGAGGAGCAGCGGAGTGAAGCGAGAAACGGCGGAGCAGGAGCAACGGCGGGCCGACAAGGTTATCCATTTCGGCCCTCCCTTCACTCCGCCGCTGCAATATGAAAACGCAGCTTTCGCTTGAAGACTTTCTCGAACAGATCGGCTTTCTCGTGAGCCTGGTCAAGCTCTTCGTCAAGATCAGCCAGGGGGCGCGTCCAGAGTTGAATCGTCCAGCGCTCCCGGGTGCACTCCTCGGACACACTGGCCAGACGCAACACACGAGCATCGTGATTGTAGTCGAGGGCATCGGCAATGCGTAAGAGAGCTGCAAGCATGGAGACGCGCTTGCGCGCTGGGCGACTCATGACCGCATATTCTTCGTGCGCCAGACTCGGCAAGGCTCGCCGATGGTAGCGCGCAATGCAGGCAATTTCGTGCCGCTCCTCATCGCTAAAGTCAGGGAGTGGGGTCTCCTTGATGAGACGGAAGGAGTGCTTGTGATGACGCCGCTCTTCAACGAGCATCCCTGTGTTGTGTAAGAGGGCTGCCCGCTCTAGCAGGCGCTGCGCTTTGTCATCAAGTCCATGCAACGGTTCTGTGGCTACAAAGAGCTGCAAGGAGAGACGCGCCACATGACGGGCATGGGGCCAGTCTTCGACTTGCAATCCCCCGCTGAGCTGCAACTCTTCGGGTGTGGGCTGAGGGAGTTGCCACCACTCTAATTGATCTTCTATGGAATGCATGCGGTATACCCACCTTTATACGCCACGCTCTTCAAGCGACCATGCTTTGTAGCATAGTTTTAACCTGGCGTTTACTTTCCCTTTACCTGTTCTTATTGTACACCAGATTGACGAAGACTGCTGTACAGAGAGGCACTAAATTGCGAAGGCAAGTGGGCGACGCTAGCTCCGTAAGAGGACTTGCAGCTCTTGTCGGAAGTGCCGAGCTTCAAGCTCCTGCCAATGTTGGCGAAAAGCAAGGAAATGTCTCTCACGCTCTTCCAGAAGACGCGGCAGGAGGTGGCACAGACTCCCCTGAATGGCGAGCGGCGGCTCCCCCAGAGCCGGCGGCAAAGATATAAGTTGAGCAGTCTCGTCAATGGCGTCTCCCTCAGCCCTGGTCAATACTCCTTTGAGTAAGGCAATAAGAACATCGTGATCGTGGAGCCTCCCCAGCTCTTCCTGCAACTGCTCCAGCTCTGCCAGCACCGCCTGACATTCTTCCGGTAAGACTTCCTGGAACAGTTCCAGGGTGTAGCGGAGCCGCTTGACGGCAATGCGCAGGTGATGCTGGCGCCGCGTGTCGTGCGGATCGTCCGCCGCCTGGCTCCAGCCATAGAGTTCCTCCAGACGCTGCAGGGCGATCAGACGGGCATTGTGGGCAGCGGGTGCGCAGGGATCAAGACCTTTGACAGGCTGGGCTTTGGCCATTCTTAGCACTCCTCTCCTGCAAAGCAGGCCAGCAGCTGCGCGCGTAGCGCTTCGCCGTCTAGCTCGCGTAGATGCTCCTCCAGGGCAGCGACCTGCTGACCGCGCTGCTCTTCCAGCACGGCCAGCAGCCAAAGGAGGGCAGGACGATCCTCGGCCTCAGCTTCTGTCAGCAGTGCGTGCAGGTTCAGGAGCAGGACGTCGCTGTCTCGTACGGCGCCAAGGAGGGCAGCGGTTTTTTTGAGGCGGCGATAGAGCTTCTTGAAGGCCACTGGTTCTAGATAGCCACGATAGGCGTCAAGAGCGGCCCGTAGACGCCGCGAAGCCACGCGCATCTTATGGACGGCTTCCTCATCTGCTTCCTTGAGGAGGAGACGGCGCCAGGAGAGCATCTTCTCCAGGCGCTCAGTAAGCAGGCGACGGCCATAGGCAAGGAAATCGTCGTGGGCAGCCTCTTCGGCTGTCTGACGCTGCTCGTGGCTCTTCCGATCCTGGCCGCCGACGGCTCCTTGATCCTCAACCCGGTAGAGCCAGGCTGGACCATAGCGCTCGTAGGCTAGCAATGCTCCCTCGCGAATGCCGTGGGGACTAATCAGTAGCTGATCCAGCCCCAGGCGCGCCAGCAAAGCTCGCAGGATCAGGGTGCCAGCAGGGAGAATACGGGCCCGCTTATAGGGCTGCCCATAGCGCTCGGCGATCTCGCTCGCCGAGAGGGCCGCCAGTAATCCCTCGCATTGAGCCAGATCTTCGGCGCTGAGGGAGCGCTGGTTAGCTGGCAGGCCAAAGGCGCGCTCAGCCAGTAACCAAAGAGAATTGGCGCTGCCACCGGTGGCAACCAGCACAGGCGGGTAGAAGGGGATGACCAGATCGCGCAGGGAATCTTGCAGAAAGGTGCGCGCGGTGGCCCGTTCTTGACGAGTCGGCGGATCAGATGATAGATAGCGATCGAGCAACCAGCCGGAGCCAATGGGCAGGGAGAGACGCCAGGTGATGCGCCCGTCGTGGGCAGTGACCAGCTCGGTACTTCCTCCGCCGAGATCAACGACCCCGAGGTCAAGAGGGGCCCGCCCTGCGTGATAGAGTTCATAGGTGGCCCCATAGAAAGTTAGCACAGCCTCGGCTTCACCACTGATAAGGGCTACGGGAAGCCCGACTTGCTGCTCAATCCGTCCGAGGAAGGCCGCCCGATTGCTGGCCCGGCGAATGGCCTCTGTGGCGATCAGAAGGATGGTCTCCGCCCCCAGACGCCGCGCCAGGGTCACGTACTGCGCAATGACCGCGAAGGCTAGTTCTGCCTTCTCTTCGGAGATCGCCCCGCTGACGTTGACGCTTTCTCCAAGACGGGTAAGGTCAAGCTCATCGGCAAGAATGTCCAGGTAATCAGGCCAGCAACGAGCAACTACGAGGTGTATCGTGTTGCTGCCGATATCGATGGCGGCCCGGATTGGCCGCGATTCTGCTCCCATAGGCAGTTGTCTCGCTCTTTCTCCAGGACCTGTCTTGTCTTCCAGCCCGGCCCCCTTGAGACAGCTCGCTTCGTCTGCTCCCTTCTGTTGGGCTGGCAGCTGGCAGGAATCAGGCCGCCTCTCAGGCAACCCGACAGTTGGCCGCTTTTGTCTCATTATAGCATGCTTGCCCGCAGGCCAGAGAAGAGGGCCGGGATAAGGCACTCAATCGGGAAATTTGCCTGGAAACCCCTTGACAGAAAACCCAAGTTGGAGTAATATAGCCTCACGGAACCGAAAGCCCCACCGCTCAGGCAGGTGGGCAACGGACCGCATGCGGCGTACAGGCCGAAGTGGTGAAACTGGTAGACACGCAACGTTCAGGGCGTTGTGCCTTACCACGGGCGTGTGGGTTCGAATCCCACCTTCGGCACCCTTCTTGAGCTGCCGTATGTGAAAGGGCCTGCTGAGGCTGTTCACATACGGCAGCTCCTTTTTTCCGTTGGCTGACCACTCCAGGCTTCTCCCACCGACAGCCTGGTCATTCCCCCCGAGCTAGCCACCACCCCCTCTCTCTTCTACCCAAGGCACCCGCTACCAGCATGTGGGGCAGGGAGGTCAGAACTCAACGTGTTTAGTGCAGCGCCTCAAGATAGCTTGTGACAAGAGCCTGGAGGTCACCCTCCGCCCCCTCATCAAGCCATCGTTCCAGCGCAACTCGCAGGGCAGCCACATGGGTGGCCACTAACAAGCGAAGCCTGCCACACTCATATGCTTCCCCCGCGCGCTCCTGAAGAAGGTCATAAAAGGCCATCTCAGCCTCTAAGAGGGCATAGAGGTAAAAGGCGGCCACCGATGGAACCTGGCGGGCAATCTGATAGCGCAGCAGGAAACTGCGGCGCTGGTGCTGGTAGAGCTGGGCAATGTAGAGCAAGACAGCTCTCAGCGCGGTGCGCACTGCCTCGTTCTCAGACTGGACCCTCGGCAGCGGCAGAGTACGCAGATGCTCTAGCCCGGCCCGCATGACAGCCCGCGTTGGCCCCAGTAAGACTTCTTCCTTGGATGGAAAGTAGCGGAAGAAGGTACGCGGCGAGATCATGACTGCTTCAGCAATATCCTGAATGGAGGTCTGCTCGTAACCGCGCTGTAGGAAGAGCTTGAGCGCGGCTTGTTCAATGGCTTCCTGAAGAAGACGCTTCTTGCGCTCGCGTAGGCCAGACCGGACGGCCTGGTCCTGTTGTGAGATGGCCGTGTCGCTCATTCCCCTTTGTCTTTCATTGACTTTTGTCAGTTAGTGACATTATAATGCGAACAAGCGGCGTTGACAACCAGCCCACACGTGCACTGACGCCGCAGCCCTGGCCGTCAAGCGCCGCCTGGATCTGGCAACGAGCAAGGATGGCTCAGCGTTTCTCTTCCAGTTCCCAATTTCTGATGTCTCCAGCCTAGCAGAGAAGGAGTAAGCAAGAGATGATGCGCTTCGAGCAACAGGTCGCCGTGGTGACAGGAGCCGCGTCAGGCATCGGTCGCGCACTGGTGCAGCGCCTGACTAGCGAAGGAGCGGCGGTGGTCGCCGTCGATATTGTCGAGGAGCCGTTGCAGGCACTGGTAGCGGAATTGCAAGGGCAGGGGGCAAAGCTCTGCGCCTGCCCCGCCGATGTGGCCTCGGAGAGTGGCGTTGAGGCCATGCTGACGACTGCTACTTCGACCTACGGGCGGCTCGATATCCTGTGCAATAATGCGGGTATCATGGATCTGATGACGCCCGCCGCTGAGGTTCCCTTAGAGTTGTGGGAGCGCGTGCTCGCAGTGAACCTCTACGGTCCCTTCCTGGCTTGCCGCCGGGCCATTCCGATTTTTCTAGAGCAGGGTAGCGGCACGATTGTCAATACGGCCTCCGAGGCTGGCCTGCGCGGCGGCGCCGCCGGCACCCCGTACACGGTCTCCAAGCATGGTCTGATCGGCCTGACTCGCAGCATTGCTTTCCACTATGGCGAGCGTGGCATTCGCTGCAACGCCGTTTGTCCGGGAGCGGTGGCGACAGCTATCGGTATGGGGTCGGGCGTCCCGAGTCAGTCTGGTCTGGAGCGCGTTGGGACCTTCATCCGCGCCAGCGCTCCCTCACGGGTAGCCTCGCCCGACGAGATCGCCGCAGCTATTGCTTTCCTCGCTTCCAAAGAAGCAAGCTATATTAATGGGGCCATCCTGCCCGTTGACGGAGGCTGGCTAGCAGCTTGAGCTATTCCTGCTTGAGGAGCGGTCGGAGCCCGGCAGCTCTCTAGCTCCGGCGGCTCCCTTCCTCTTTGCTCTCTCCCCTCCTGCTCCTGGGTAGTGTCAGGCGAAGGGCATTATCCGCACGGTTGATAGATAGATGCTTACCCTCTTCCCCAGGCTGATCGTATTGGCTCATCTGTCGCCTTTAGCAGCCAGAGAAGGGCGCTGCCGGCCATCAAGCGTGGCTCACCAACAGGATGCATATGGTATGATTCTTTCAGTAGACGACTGAGCGCTTCTCATTGGACCTGGGGGAGCTCGGGCAACCGGGCTGAGAGGGCCCCTGTCAGCGGGGCCGACCCCTCGAACCTGACCCGGGTAATACCGGCGGAGGGAAGGGTCCGTCTGGCCGCCCAACCCGCTGCCGGTTCCCCTTCAGGTCAGTCCCAGACAATGACCGGAGGTGGAACAGTGCCAACTCAGCTTGAGCAGGCCCGTCAGGGCCAGATTACCGAGGCAATGGCCTATGTGGCCCAAGCCGAAGGTCTCCCCGTTGAAGCAATCCGCGAGAAGGTCGCTGCCGGCCTGGCAGTTATTCCAGCCAACCCCAATCATCGCACCCTCTCTCACTTTACCGCTATCGGCCAGGGCCTCCTGGTAAAAGTCAACGCCAACCTTGGTACCTCCTACGACTATGTCAATCTAGCAGAGGAGTGCCAAAAGCTCGCACTGGCCCAGCAGGCTGGCGCCGATGCCGTCATGGATCTCTCGACCGGTGGCGACATTCCCGCCATTCGTCAGACGCTGTTGGGGTCCTGTATTGTTCCCCTGGGCACCGTTCCGATCTACGAAGCCGAGTTTCGGGCGGTGCGCGAGAAGGGTTCTTTTCTCAAGATGAGCGCCGATGAGCTGTTTGAGACGATTGAACAGCATGGCAAGGCTGGCGTCGATTTTATTACTGTGCACTGTGGGGTGACGCGTCAGAATCTGGAGCATTACCGGCAGGCGGAGCGCGTGACAGGGATTGTTTCGCGCGGCGGGGGCCTGCTGGCGGCCTGGATGCTGGAGAACGGAGCCGAGAATCCGCTCTACGAGCATTTCGATTGGCTGCTGGAGATCGCTCGCCAGTATGATATGACGTTGAGCCTGGGAGATGGCCTTCGGCCTGGATCGCTTGCCGATGATCTTGACGGCGCCCAGGTGGGCGAGTTGATTATCCTGGGAGAGTTAGTCGAACGAGCGCGGCGCGCAGGCGTACAGGTGATGGTTGAAGGTCCGGGCCATGTGCCCCTCAGCGAAGTGCAGGCCAATGTCCAGCTGCAGAAGAAGCTCTGTCGTGGTGCTCCTTTCTACATTCTGGGCATGTTGCCCGTTGATACCGCTGCCGGCTTCGACCATATCGCCGGAGCGATCGGTGGGGCGCTGGCAGGCATGCATGGGGCCGATATGCTCTGCTATCTGACGCCGGCTGAGCATCTGGGTCTGCCTAATCCGCGCCAGGTCTATGAGGGAGTGGTAGCTTTTAAGATCGCCGCCCACGCCGCTGATGTAGCTCGTGGCCATCCCCAGGCCCTGGCTCGCAACCGTCAGATGTCGGAGGCTCGCTATCGTCTCGACTGGGATACCCAATTTCAATTGGCGCTCTATCCTGAAGAGGCACGGCGCATCTTCGCTGAGCGCGCTTCCAAGACGCGGGCCTGCTCAATGTGTGGGCCATTCTGCCCGATGAATCTTGTTGAGCATGTGCTGCGTCGACAGCAACGGGACGGTAGCCCGCATCCACAGGCGGCGGAGCAGCTGGTCCGCTGAGGGGTTACATCTGAGCCGCTGCGGTCCCAATCGGAGGCAGATCCTGTTGTCGTCCTGCCGCGCTTGAAACTCCATGGGAGCGGCTCAAGAGAAGCAAGAGAAGCAAGATAACATCGCTTCCTTGAGTCGCTCCCGTTTAGAGTTTAATCTGTCCAGGTCCAGTCGCGTATTTCAGGCATATCCTCCAGGTGCTCACGGATATAGCGATGATGTTCACGCAGCCGCTCCTCGCATTCGCGCACGAGTGGCGCTGTGAGATGGCGCAGGCGTGGCGTGTGCTCCATCGCTAGCAGGCAGAGATGGTAGCGGCTGACTTCGTTGAGGACGACCATATCAAAGGGTGTGGTCGTGGTTCCCTGCTCGTTGTAGCCGCGGACGTGGAAGCGGGCCGGATTGGGGCGCCCGTGTACGAGCTGATGGACAGCGCGCTGATAGCCGTGAAAGGCGAAGATGACAGGCTTCGCCTCAGTAAAGTGGGCGACGAAGGTTGCATGGTCGAGGCCGTGCGGGTGCAGCTCGGGAGGATAGAGTGTCATCAGATCGACGACATTGACGACACGTACTTTGAGCTGCGGGAGCTGGCGGCGGAGCCACCAGGCGGCGGCCACGGTCTCCATTGTCATGACGTCTCCGGCGCAGGCAAGCACGACATCCGGTTCGTTATCATCCTCGTTGCCTGCCCAGGGCCAGATCGAGAGGCCACGCCGGCAGTGCTCAATGGCTTCAGCCATGCTGAGATACTGCAGATGCGGCTGCTTGTCGACCACGATCAGGTTGATGTAGTCACGGCTGCGCAGGCAGTGGTCAGCCACCGAGAGCAGGCAGTTGGCGTCAGGCGGCAGGTAGATGCGGGCGATGCTCCCCCGGCGCGAGAGCAGGGTATCGATGAGGCCCGGCCCCTGATGGGAGAAGCCGTTATGATCGTTGCGCCAGCAGGTGGAGGTGAGCAACAGGTTGAGCGAGGCAATCGGTGCGCGCCAGGAGAGGGATCGGGAACCTTCGAGCCACTTTGAGTATTGGATGATCATAGAGTCGGCGATCATCGCAAAAGCCTCATAGGTGGCGAACAGACCATGCCTGCCGGTCAGGAGGTACCCCTCTAACCAGCCTTCGCAGAGATGCTCGCTGAGCACCTCCATGACGCGCCCATCCGGCGAGAGGTGGTCATCGATAGGCAGGATGCGTTCCAAAAAGGTCCGGTTCTGGACGGCAAAGACGTCGCCGAGACGGTTGGAGTTGGTCTCATCAGGGCAGAAGTAGCGAAAGTTGGCCTGCTCCGCGTTCTCCTTGAAAATGTCGCGGAGAAAGACCCCAAGCGGACGAGTGTTGCTATAGTAGCTGGTAGCCGGTTTGGAGACTTCGAGCGCGTAGGAACGGAAATCGGGCAAGCGCAGGTCAACGAGCAGTTTTCCACCATTAGCGTGAGGATTGGCGCCCATGCGGCGCTCGCCCTGCGGGGCCAGAGCCGCTAATTCGGGGCGGAGGCGTCCGCCTTCGTCAAACAGCTCTTCGGGGTGATAGCTGCGTAACCAGTCCTCCAGCAGCTTGAGGTGAGCCGGTTTCGTCCTGACCTCCTCCAGGGGAACCTGATGCGCGCGGAAGGTCCCTTCAACGGGGATACCATCGACTTCCTTGGGGCCGGTCCAGCCTTTGGGCGTACGAAGGACAATCAGCGGCCAACGCGGTACGCCACTGAAACCCTGGGTCCGGGCCTGCTGCTGGTAGCTGCGGATCTCGTGATAGCAGTGATCAAGGGTTTCGGCCAGGGCCCGATGCACAGTGAGCGGGTCGTCTCCTTCGACAAAGTAGACGTGGTAACCGTGTCCCGAGAAGAGCTGTTCGATCCGCTCGTCGCTGGTGCGACCCAGAACCGTCGGACCGGAGATCTTGTACTCGTTGAGGTGCAGAATAGGAAGCACGGCTCCGTCACGGATGGGATTGAGAAATTTGATGCTTTTCCAGGACCCTTCGAGGGGACCAGTTTCGGCTTCGCCATCGCCGACAACGGCAGCTACAATCAGATCGGGATTGTCGAAGGCAGCGCCGAAGGCATGGGCCAGCACATAGCCTAACTCGCCCCCTTCGTGGATGGAGCCAGGAATGGGAACGCCGACGTGACTGGGCACGCCGCCAGGAGTAGAGAACTGGCGAAAGAGGCGACGCAGCCCTTGCTCGTCCTGGCTTACTTCCGGGTAGATCTCTGAATAGGTCCCTTCAAGGTAGACGTTGGCGATCACCGCCGGACCACCATGTCCGGGTCCTGCCAGAAAGATCATATCGACGTCATAGTCTTTGATCAGGCGATTGAGATGGACGTAGATGAGATTCAAGCCTGGCGAGGTGCCCCAATGCCCCAACAACCGGGGCTTGATGTGCTCGGGCCGCAGTGGCTCCTTGAGCAAGGGATTTTCCTGGAGGTAGATCTGCCCTACAGTCAGATAGTTGGCGGCACACCAGTACTTATGCATCAGTTCTAGCTGCTGCTGGCTGAGTGTACGCGCCCCGGCAGCGGTCGACATGCTTCCCTCCTCTGTTCAGTGACAAACAAGGCAAGAATACCCACTTGACATTCATTCGTTATTCTGGCAGCTTTTGCGGCGATCCTCGCTCGAGGTCACAGCCGTGGTCATCCTCGGGGAACAGCCAGTGAGCCGCGCCCGCTTTCTTTCTGAGCATAGCAAGAGCCTCTCACAGCGCACTCACAGCAATCCTGCTCCTTCTCACAAGAATGGCACAGGGCCACACAAGAAGCAGAGGCACAATAGTAACAGTTATCTCCGTTCTGTCACAGGTACGACTGGGCCACGCAAAAGGTGTCGCTGCGGTCCATGCGCTAGACCGTGTTCTGTCCCCAGAGCGAGAGAGCCAGGCGGTTAAGCAGGAAGAGCGCCATCAGCATGCTAGCGAGCAGGTAGCATTGTCGATGCCACAGA
Coding sequences within:
- a CDS encoding VOC family protein; translation: MLTGIDHVILGVKDLERASALFSEQLGLSVSGGGRHPAAGTANRIIVIGDTYLELITVVAPDEAQPSMLERLAKGEGYWNFALASDAIETDCQRMRARGVPVLGPNRGELRAADGRSRSWLRADIERPDLAQHYPFLIQHDSSGEERRFRLAGWRQPPPHPLGAVRVSSVAIAVADLDEGRRRFSQIYGLEASPPYTGEAEHWEAFLVAFPLGNGFQSFELASPLPLANNTPADSLPGLGQLWPEPGSVAPFLQTVGENLCRMTLEVTDLQAARRYLDQHGVTYLLREQPQPVLWIHPDFTCGAAIVLHQLA
- a CDS encoding HD domain-containing protein, producing MHSIEDQLEWWQLPQPTPEELQLSGGLQVEDWPHARHVARLSLQLFVATEPLHGLDDKAQRLLERAALLHNTGMLVEERRHHKHSFRLIKETPLPDFSDEERHEIACIARYHRRALPSLAHEEYAVMSRPARKRVSMLAALLRIADALDYNHDARVLRLASVSEECTRERWTIQLWTRPLADLDEELDQAHEKADLFEKVFKRKLRFHIAAAE
- a CDS encoding CHAD domain-containing protein; this translates as MAKAQPVKGLDPCAPAAHNARLIALQRLEELYGWSQAADDPHDTRRQHHLRIAVKRLRYTLELFQEVLPEECQAVLAELEQLQEELGRLHDHDVLIALLKGVLTRAEGDAIDETAQLISLPPALGEPPLAIQGSLCHLLPRLLEERERHFLAFRQHWQELEARHFRQELQVLLRS
- a CDS encoding Ppx/GppA phosphatase family protein, which codes for MGAESRPIRAAIDIGSNTIHLVVARCWPDYLDILADELDLTRLGESVNVSGAISEEKAELAFAVIAQYVTLARRLGAETILLIATEAIRRASNRAAFLGRIEQQVGLPVALISGEAEAVLTFYGATYELYHAGRAPLDLGVVDLGGGSTELVTAHDGRITWRLSLPIGSGWLLDRYLSSDPPTRQERATARTFLQDSLRDLVIPFYPPVLVATGGSANSLWLLAERAFGLPANQRSLSAEDLAQCEGLLAALSASEIAERYGQPYKRARILPAGTLILRALLARLGLDQLLISPHGIREGALLAYERYGPAWLYRVEDQGAVGGQDRKSHEQRQTAEEAAHDDFLAYGRRLLTERLEKMLSWRRLLLKEADEEAVHKMRVASRRLRAALDAYRGYLEPVAFKKLYRRLKKTAALLGAVRDSDVLLLNLHALLTEAEAEDRPALLWLLAVLEEQRGQQVAALEEHLRELDGEALRAQLLACFAGEEC
- a CDS encoding TetR family transcriptional regulator; amino-acid sequence: MSDTAISQQDQAVRSGLRERKKRLLQEAIEQAALKLFLQRGYEQTSIQDIAEAVMISPRTFFRYFPSKEEVLLGPTRAVMRAGLEHLRTLPLPRVQSENEAVRTALRAVLLYIAQLYQHQRRSFLLRYQIARQVPSVAAFYLYALLEAEMAFYDLLQERAGEAYECGRLRLLVATHVAALRVALERWLDEGAEGDLQALVTSYLEALH
- a CDS encoding SDR family NAD(P)-dependent oxidoreductase, with the protein product MMRFEQQVAVVTGAASGIGRALVQRLTSEGAAVVAVDIVEEPLQALVAELQGQGAKLCACPADVASESGVEAMLTTATSTYGRLDILCNNAGIMDLMTPAAEVPLELWERVLAVNLYGPFLACRRAIPIFLEQGSGTIVNTASEAGLRGGAAGTPYTVSKHGLIGLTRSIAFHYGERGIRCNAVCPGAVATAIGMGSGVPSQSGLERVGTFIRASAPSRVASPDEIAAAIAFLASKEASYINGAILPVDGGWLAA
- the thiC gene encoding phosphomethylpyrimidine synthase ThiC, coding for MPTQLEQARQGQITEAMAYVAQAEGLPVEAIREKVAAGLAVIPANPNHRTLSHFTAIGQGLLVKVNANLGTSYDYVNLAEECQKLALAQQAGADAVMDLSTGGDIPAIRQTLLGSCIVPLGTVPIYEAEFRAVREKGSFLKMSADELFETIEQHGKAGVDFITVHCGVTRQNLEHYRQAERVTGIVSRGGGLLAAWMLENGAENPLYEHFDWLLEIARQYDMTLSLGDGLRPGSLADDLDGAQVGELIILGELVERARRAGVQVMVEGPGHVPLSEVQANVQLQKKLCRGAPFYILGMLPVDTAAGFDHIAGAIGGALAGMHGADMLCYLTPAEHLGLPNPRQVYEGVVAFKIAAHAADVARGHPQALARNRQMSEARYRLDWDTQFQLALYPEEARRIFAERASKTRACSMCGPFCPMNLVEHVLRRQQRDGSPHPQAAEQLVR
- a CDS encoding phosphoketolase family protein, whose product is MSTAAGARTLSQQQLELMHKYWCAANYLTVGQIYLQENPLLKEPLRPEHIKPRLLGHWGTSPGLNLIYVHLNRLIKDYDVDMIFLAGPGHGGPAVIANVYLEGTYSEIYPEVSQDEQGLRRLFRQFSTPGGVPSHVGVPIPGSIHEGGELGYVLAHAFGAAFDNPDLIVAAVVGDGEAETGPLEGSWKSIKFLNPIRDGAVLPILHLNEYKISGPTVLGRTSDERIEQLFSGHGYHVYFVEGDDPLTVHRALAETLDHCYHEIRSYQQQARTQGFSGVPRWPLIVLRTPKGWTGPKEVDGIPVEGTFRAHQVPLEEVRTKPAHLKLLEDWLRSYHPEELFDEGGRLRPELAALAPQGERRMGANPHANGGKLLVDLRLPDFRSYALEVSKPATSYYSNTRPLGVFLRDIFKENAEQANFRYFCPDETNSNRLGDVFAVQNRTFLERILPIDDHLSPDGRVMEVLSEHLCEGWLEGYLLTGRHGLFATYEAFAMIADSMIIQYSKWLEGSRSLSWRAPIASLNLLLTSTCWRNDHNGFSHQGPGLIDTLLSRRGSIARIYLPPDANCLLSVADHCLRSRDYINLIVVDKQPHLQYLSMAEAIEHCRRGLSIWPWAGNEDDNEPDVVLACAGDVMTMETVAAAWWLRRQLPQLKVRVVNVVDLMTLYPPELHPHGLDHATFVAHFTEAKPVIFAFHGYQRAVHQLVHGRPNPARFHVRGYNEQGTTTTPFDMVVLNEVSRYHLCLLAMEHTPRLRHLTAPLVRECEERLREHHRYIREHLEDMPEIRDWTWTD